One stretch of Oncorhynchus gorbuscha isolate QuinsamMale2020 ecotype Even-year linkage group LG21, OgorEven_v1.0, whole genome shotgun sequence DNA includes these proteins:
- the LOC124008142 gene encoding 1-acyl-sn-glycerol-3-phosphate acyltransferase gamma-like, with the protein MGLIAYIKSLFIVQLLVGFVFVVSGLIINFIQLCTCVLWPIDRQLYRKINTRLSYSLWSQLVMLLEWWSGTECTIFADQATVDKFGKEHVIIILNHNYEIDFLCGWTMCERYGVLGASKVLAKYELLKVPLIGWTWYFLEIVFCKRKWEEDRDTVFKGLAQLKDYPEFMWFLLYCEGTRFTPKKHEISMEVAESKGLPKLKYHLLPRTKGFTTTLSCLKGTVSAVYDVTLNFRDKEVPTLLGIVSGKKYMADMNIKRYPVEEIPEDEKECATWLHKLYQQKDALQEHYEKEGSFPGPTIKPPRRLWTLLNFLFWATLLLTPLLNFACGVFVSGSPLLIVGFLIFCIIASIAVRRLISVSEVNKTGSTYGKMEGKKEN; encoded by the exons ATGGGGCTGATAGCGTACATCAAGAGCCTGTTCATCGTGCAGCTGCTCGTTGGATTTGTGTTTGTGGTCAGTGGCCTCATCATCAACTTCATTCAGCTCTGCACATGCGTCCTATGGCCCATCGACAGGCAGCTCTACAGAAAGATCAACACCcgcctctcctactccctctggAGCC agctGGTGATGCTGCTGGAGTGGTGGTCGGGTACAGAATGCACCATATTCGCAGACCAGGCCACGGTGGACAAATTTGGCAAGGAGCACGTCATCATCATCCTCAACCACAACTACGAGATCGACTTCCTCTGTGGCTGGACCATGTGTGAACGCTACGGCGTGCtcgga GCTTCAAAGGTCTTGGCCAAGTACGAACTGCTGAAGGTGCctctgattggctggacctggTACTTCCTGGAGATTGTCTTCTGTAAGAGGAagtgggaggaggacagagacactgtgttcaaAGGCCTGGCCCAGCTAAAGGATTACCCTGAGTTCATGTGG ttCCTCTTGTACTGTGAAGGTACCCGTTTCACACCGAAGAAGCATGAGATCAGTATGGAGGTAGCAGAGAGCAAAGGTCTGCCGAAACTCAAATACCATCTACTGCCCAGAACCAAAGGCTTCACCACAACACTGAGCTGTCTCAAAGGCACAG TATCTGCTGTGTACGACGTGACACTAAATTTCAGAGACAAGGAGGTCCCAACGTTGCTCGGCATCGTCAGTGGAAAGAAGTACATGGCCGATATGAATATCAA GCGGTACCCAGTGGAGGAAATCCCAGAGGATGAGAAGGAGTGTGCAACCTGGCTTCACAAGCTCTACCAGCAGAAG gaTGCACTGCAGGAGCACTACGAGAAGGAGGGCAGTTTCCCCGGTCCCACCATCAAGCCCCCCCGTCGGCTGTGGACGCTGCTCAACTTCCTCTTCTGGGCCACCCtgcttctcacccccctcctcaACTTTGCCTGTGGGGTGTTTGTCAGCGGCTCTCCCCTCCTCATCGTCGGCTTCCTGATCTTCTGCATCATCG ccTCCATAGCAGTGCGCCGCCTGATCAGCGTGTCTGAGGTGAACAAAACCGGCTCTACTTACGGCAAAATGGAGGGCAAGAAGGAAAACTAG